The Halomonas denitrificans DNA window GTCGATGTCGATCGGGGCGACGACCACCTTCTCGCCGGGCCCGGGGTCGGCCTGGGCCAGGATGCGGCCGTCGTAGTCCACCGCCATGCTGCCGCCGGGCCAGGAGAACGGCGGGTAGTGCTCCATTCGCGCGCCCTGGTTGGCGGCAAGCACGTACGCGGTGTTCTCGAGCGCGCGGGTCCGATTGACCATCGTCCACCAGTCCATCGGCTGCTGGGTTCCCCAGGGGTCCATGTACGCCGACACGCGGATCAGCACCTCGGCGCCGCGGAAAGCCAGTTCACGGATCGTCTCCGGAAACAGCCAGTCGTAGCAGATCGCCACGCCCAGTCTGCCGATGTCGGTGTCGACCACGGGAAAGATGTCGTCGGGGTAGTCCGGCAGGTCGTGCGGGCTGGTGTGGACCTCCCACGGAATCCAGGTGTTGAGCTTGCGGTACTTGGCCAGCAAGCCGCCCGGCCCGACCAGCGCGGTCGTGTTGAACACGGCCCCGGGGAAGCGATCGTCCCGCTCGAGGAAGGACCCGGTCTGGATGTAGCAGCCGTACTTCGCGGCCAGCCTTGCATAGGCCTCCGTGTGCTCGTTGGGCAGTTCCACCGCGAGATCGGCATGCAACTTTGCCGGGTCGTCGTGGATCGGCACGGCGTGCGCGAACTCCGGAAACGCCAGCAGGCGCACGTCGAAGAACGGCTCGTAGCCGACGATCGTCTGCTCGGCGATTTCGCACATGCGGCGGGTCCGCTCCGCGATCTGGTCGCGGTGCCGGGGCGCCGGGAAATCGGTCTGGCAAGCGGCTGCGTAGTACAAGGAATGGGCCTGCGGGGCGTGTTCGGACCAGCTCCGGAAGCATAGCACCGAGACGACCGGAGTCGCGCTTTCAGCCGGCCTGGTCCCTGAGGAAACGGAACAACGTTCGATAGTTCTTTCCATGCCGCTGTTCGGGGTCCTCCACACCGCCTTCCCGGCGCGCGGCCCGGACCAGGCTGCGCAGCTGCTGGACGTCGCAGTCGGGATGTTCTTCGACGAACGCGGTGACCGCGGCATCGTCCTCGATCAACCGCTCGCGCCAGCGCTCGACGCGATGCAGCGCCGCGGCATCGGCCTGCGACCCGGCCTCTCGAGCCTCCACCGCAGCGCGGATCGGCGCCGGGTCGATCCGGCGCATCTGCTTGCCGAGGTACTGGAGCTCGCGTTTCTTCGCCCCGTGCTTGCGGATGGCGTTGTAGCGCTCGATCGATTCGCGCAGCGCCTCGGGCAGGTCCAGGGCCGCGCGGTCGGCCTCGGGCAAGCCCGCCAGCGCCCGACCGAGCTCGCGCAGCTCGAGGGCCTCGTTCTTGCGCTGGGTCTTGCTGGGCTCGCCGCTGCGCTCGTCGCCCGGTTCCGGGGCGTCGGTCCGATGGTCGCTCATCGGCCCTTGAACTCCGGCGCGCGTTTTTCCATGAAGGCCTTCATCGCCTCGGCGAAATCCTCGGACTGCATCAGCATGCCGTTGAGCGTTGCCGCCTCGCGGTTGGCGGACCTCACCGAGCCCGCGATCCGCCCGTCGAGTACCTGGCGGATTCCGGCCACGACCAGCGGCGGGTTGGCCGCGATCCGCTCGGCCCGGGCCAGCGCCTCGGCGCGCAGCGTGTCGCGGTCGCCGTAGACATGATTGACCAGCCCGATCTCGCGCGCGGTGCCTGCATCGATCGGCTCGCCGGTCAGCGCCAGCTCGCGGGTCCAGCCCTCGCCGACCAGGAACGGCAAGCGGCCCAGCCCGCCGAGGTCCGCGACCATGCCGACCTGGACTTCCTTCAGCGCGAAGCGCGCATCGTTCGTCGCCAGACGGATGTCGCACGCAGAGATCAACTCGATGCCGGCGCCGATGCACCAGCCGTCGATCGCGGCCACGACCGGCAAGCGACCCGCAGCCAGCGCATCGAAGCCGCGCACCATGGTGGCCGCCTGATCGGCGATCGCCGACCTGCCCGCCGCCCCGCCCTCGAGCATCGGCCCGATCCCGGCGGCCATGCCCTGCAGGTCCAGGCCGTAGCAGAAGTGCTCGCCGTCGCCGGTCAGCAGCAGGCAGCGCACGGAGCGATCGGCCTGCAGTTCGGCCACGACCTCGGGAAACTCGCGCCAGAAGTCCGGGCCCATCGCATTCCCGTGCCCCGGACCCGTCAGGGCGATCTCGGCGACATGGACCGCGGGCCGCTCGATGCGGACGGAGCGGTGCTCGGTGCTGGAGGAACTCATCGGAAACGGTCTCCGGGGGCCGGAGACCGAGTGTACCGGGTTCTCAGGGGGACTCGAAGCCGTCAAGGAACAACGTGCCAGCAGGATTGCGGGCCCTTGCCGGAAACCCTCCGATCGTTTGTTAACGTAGGAACGCACACACAGCGAAGAGGCCATCATGAGCAAGCAGTGGATTCTGGTCGCCGAATCGGCACGCGCGCGCCTGTTCGTCCGCGCAGCACCGCGCGGGGCGCTTCGGGAAATCGAGGACTTCGATCACCCCGATTCGCGGAAGAAGGGCCATGAACTGGAAACCGATCGCAGCGGCGCGGTGGACCAGTCCCACGGTCATGCGCTGTCGGATTCGCGCGAAAAGGGCGCCGCGCAGCGCATCGAGGCCGAGACCTTCGCGCGGCAATTGGCCGACCACCTGAGAACGGCGCGCGGCCGCAACGAGTTCGAGCAACTCGTGCTGATCGCGGACCCCCGCTTCCTCGGCATGCTTCGCGACCACCTCGACGACGCCACGCGCGATTGCGTGGTGGCGAGCATCGACAAGAACCTGGTCGGCGAATCGGTCGAGCGCATCAAGGACGAGATCGACGACATCTGACGAGCGCGCGCCTGCTCGGCCTCGATGCAGCGAGGCGGCAAGGCGACCCCGTTCAGTCGCCCTCGGCCCGCTTGATCCACTCGAGCGGCAGTTCGTGCTGGCCGGCCGCGTCACCGACGTACAGCACGTCGTCGGCGATCATCAGCGACCAGTCGATCTTGCGCGGCAGGTCAGCGGCCAGCGTCCCGACCTCCGGCGGCAGCGCCGCGATCTCCAGGCCGGGCAGCTGCGCCACCCGCGGCACGACCGATTCGCGCCAGACTTCGACCGGGCCGTAGGCCAGCACCGACGCCCGCGGATGGTGACGCGCGCTGCGCGTCATGCGGTCGGCGTCGGGACGGCCGACGTCGATCCAGTGCTCGACCTGTCCGTCGAGTGAATGCCGCCACAAGGCCGGCTCGTCGACCTCCGACAGACCGCGGCCGAAGGCCAGGCGCTCGTCCCACCACAGGCCCCAGGCCAGCAGGCGGGCCGTCATGCGCAGTTCGGTCTCCGAGGGATGACGTGCCACGGTGAACGAATGCTCGCCATAGTTCCCGCGATCCGTGTCGCTCAGCGAAATCCGGACCCGGTACGGCGTCGAACTCAGGGCCATGAGCAAGGCTCCGACGCCGATTCACGGCGGTGTTGAAGAACGAGCGGGCGCCCGGCTGGCCGGGCGCCCGCAGGATGAGGGGCAACGCCTCCGCGTCGAAGCACGCCCCCTCAGCGGCAGAAATCGTCCTCGGTCTCGTAGATTCGCTCGATCTGGAACTCGCCGGAGCCGAAGCCGGTGGTCGACGTGAACGTCACCGTCGCCTCGTTGCACGAATCGAAGCGGATGTACATCCGGCCCCAGGGCTCGATATTGATCGTGCCGTTGTTGAACCCGGTCTGGCGGATCTGCTCGAAGGTCGGCCCATCGGTCTTGAACAGGTCCATGCCGACGTCGTTGTCGGGGAAGTCCTGTGCCGTGCCGATCATCCACTGCTGCGTGCCATCGTCATCGTAGGTGAACCAGATCGCGACCAGCTGGTTCCGATCGGTGACGTCGATCATGAAGCCTTCCGCGGCGCGGTTCACGACCGTCCAGTTGCCGCCGAGTCCGCGGCGACGGACGTTGCTGTCCGACGGCGTGGCCAGGATGGCAACGCGGTCACGACGGAAGGTGTCGACCGGAGGCGTCGTTCCGTTCGTCTGCGTAATGTCCGAGCAGCTGCCGGTTCCGATGTCGTAGAACAGCGTACTGCCGGCCGGCTGCTCGCGAATCCGGTGGGTGAAGGTCACGTCCGTGCCGACGCCGACCGGCGCGTTGCGGAAATCGAAGGTCTGCGGTAGCTCGTCGGAGGGGTCCTCGATCGTGAAGGCCGCCGCCTCGGCACCGATGATCGCGCCGTCGTACTGGTCCTGGCGGGCGATCAGCTCGACCACGTAGAAGCCCGGCGTGCTGGCCGAGTAGGTCAGCGTGACGCGGCCCAGGCCGTCGCTCGGATAGTTCTCGAGAATGATGCCCCGGGTCACCGCATCGCCTCCACCACCGGCCGGGCAGTCGTAGAGCGGCGGCACGGGCGGCGGCGTCGAGGCAACGATTTCGGCGACCAGGCCATCGGCGAACGTGCCGCTGGTCGCGTCGCGATCACCGGCAAACAGGCCCTTGGTGTCCGCGTCGCCGGCCACGGCATCGGTCTCGAAGGACGCGCCCAGCGGACAGCCCTCCACGGTGATGTCCAGCAACAGGTTGTCGCCCTCGTCGCCGAAGTCGAAGCCACCGCCGTCGACGACCAGCAGGTCGAAGGGATTCGGTCCCGTACCGCTGGTTCCGGCGAACAGTTCGAGGTCGGCGTTCCAGACCACGCGCCGGTCGAGGCCGACGTTTTCGTCGAAGTCCGTGCTCATGGTCCCGGCCGTACGGTTCGTCGACGAGAGGGTGATGACCGCATTCTGCAGCGTCAGCGGCCCGACCGGCGATTCCGCCCCGTCGAGGCGGAACGCGATCGAACCGATGGTGCCGAAGAGTCCCTGGTCACCGTTGAAGATCTGCTGGTACCGGAACCCGTTGGCGCAGGCCGTGGCGTCTCCGAACGGCAGCGCGCTGCTCGAATCGCCCTCGGTGTCCTCGAGGCCGTTCGGCACGGTGAACACGGCGACGGCGGCGAACGCCGGCGCCTGCAATGCGACAAGCAGCGTCCCGAGCCCGAAACGGACGGGACGACTCGATCTGCTGGAACGAGTGGTGGCTCCCATGATTCGATTCTCCTGTTCGACTCCACGCTAGGGTCCGGACACTCCGTACCGGACGTGCACCGGGCGGCGGGCGCGGTCACCGTCGCCAACGCTCCCCCGGACGCGCAAAGGTAGCACCGGCGGAACCGATCCGCCAGACATTCGCGCGCCGCCGGAGCGAACGAGGGCGGTGAAATCGGGACTTCCGGCACTTGCCCTTCCCCCCCGTTGCCCGTCAATGTGGAGGGCTATCGCCCGGGAAACGCCCATGCCCCTGATGCAGACCCTGATCGGAACCGGCCGGCGGCGCTGGATCACGCTCGCCGCCGCCGCCGTGCTGGCGCTGTGCGCCGTGTACCTGTTCTGGCTGGATCACGAACCGGATCCGTTCGACCCGCTGGTCCGCGCCGAGGCCCGGGCCGAGCGCGCCGGTCATGACGTGGTCACCGGCTACGTGACCACCAGCGCGCTGATCGATGTGATGGACACGCTGCTGAACAAGCGAGGCGGCTACCTGAACAACGACCTCATGCCGCCGTGGATCGTTCTCGACAACATGCCGTCCTGGGAGATCGGGGTGATCTACCAGGCCCGGGACCTCGCCCGGACGCTCCGCAACGACTTCAGCCGCTCGCAGACCCAGTCGGCCGAGGACCGGGCGCTGGCGATTGCCGATCCGCAGTTCAGCTTCGACTACGGCTCCTGGTGGCTGCCTTCGACCGAGGGCGAATATCGCGAGGGCATCGAGCAGCTGGAAGACTACCTGGATCGCCTGGGCTCCCCCGACGGCGAGGCGCGCTTCTACGATCGAGCGGACAACCTGCGCGAGTACCTGGCGCTGGTGGAGAAACGGCTGGGCAACATGGGCCAGCAGCTGTCGGCCAGCGTGGGCGACCGTCGACGCAATACGGACCTTTCCGGCGACGCCGCCGCGCGCCCTTCCAGCGACCTGGGGCGGGAAGTCCGGGTCAAGACGCCGTGGTTGCGAATCGACAACGTGTTCTACGAGGCGCGTGGGACGACCTGGGCGCTGATCCACTTCCTCAAGGCGCTGGACCACGATTTCGCGGCCGTGCTTCGCGACAAGAATGCCGAGGCCAGCCTCGACCAGATCATCCGGGAACTCGAAGCCAGCCAGCGGCCGGTCCGGAGTCCGGTCATCCTCAATGGTGGCGGCTTCGGCATGTTCGCGAACCACTCGCTGGTCATGGCCAATTACATTGCCCGCGCCAACGCGGCGGTCATCGACCTGCGGCGGCTGCTCGAGCAGGGCTGACGCGGCGGGGGCAGGAAGGGTCGGGCCGCAGGAATGCACTCCGGCGGTCTGATAGGCTGGCTACAGCGAAGATCGTGCCCGTTCGCGGAATGCCGGCACGCAGGGGAGGAACGAATGGATCGACCGTCCACCAGGGCCTGGCGCAAACCGGTCGGCGTGCTTGCCGTGTGGTTTCTAGCCGCCTTCCTCGCGGCCTGCGGGTCGCCCGAGCCCCCGATCCGCGTCGCGACCCTGCCGTGGCCGCCCTACGACCTCGTGCATCTTGCGGCAACTCTCGACCGGCTCGACCCGGGGCAGGTCGAACTGGTCGAATTCCAGACCCCGGCCGAGGCCGTCCGTGCCTTCCGCTACGACCTCGTCGACGCCATGCTGGTCACCAGTCACTTCGCGCTCAGCACCGCCGCCGAGCGGCCGGACAGCCGCATCGTCTATTTCATCGACGTCAGCCTGGGCGGCGATGCGCTCCTTGCACGGCCGGCGATCGAGTCCGGCGACGAGCTCCGGGGCGGACGGATCGGCGTCGAGGCCGCGCCGCTCGGCACCTATACGCTGATCCGGGCGCTCGACCACCTGGCGATCGGCCGGGACGAAGTGGAGATCGTCCAGATCGACACCCCCGACCAGGCCGAAGCGTTCCTGGCCGCCGAAGTCGACGCGGTCGTGACCTACGAACCGACTCGTTCGCTGCTGCTCGCAGAAGGCGCGAACTCCCTGTTCGACAGCGAGCAGATTCCCTTCGAGATCATCGACGTCGTGGTGACCCGCGAGTCGGTCATCGATGAACGAAGCGATGCGCTCGCGGAGCTGGTCCGGGCATTCGACCGCGGCCTGGCCACCTGGCGCGAGCGACCGCAATTCACCGCCGAGGAACTCGCGCGGCGATACGCACTGGACCCCGATGAAATCCGGTTCGGCCTGGACTCGGTCGCCCTGTACGGCCTGGCGGAGAACCGGGGCATCTTCGACGACCCGGACGGTGCCGTCCTGCGCGGCCTGACCGAGCAATGCCGCGTCATGCTGCGCGAGGGCCTGCTGGCCTCCCAGCCCTCGACCGAGCGACTCCTGGACCGTCGCATCGTCGACCGGGCCCTGGCGCAATGACGCTTCGCCTGCCGCTTCGCTTCGTCGTCCCGCTGCTGATCCTGGCCGTGGGGGCGATGATCCTGACCTCGGCCTGGACCTTCGAGCTGCGAGCGATGAACCAGAGCCTGCTGGCCGTCTCCGACCAGCAGCTCCGGTCGAATGCGTCCTTCATCGCTGCAGAGGTCGAAGCGGCCGTTCGCAATCGTAACTTCGGTGAAGCACGCGCGGCACTGGAGCGGGCCATCGCGATTCCCAGCCTGCGGTCGATCCACCTGGTCGACCCCGACGGCACGATCCGCTTTTCGTCGATGCGGGCCCTGGCCGGGAAGACCTTTACGGAGGAACCGGAGACGCGCCAACTCCATCTCGAGGTTCCGTTCGGTCCAGGCAACAGCGTGACCGTCCACACCGACCCGGATCGTGCACGGCTGGTCGGGCGTTTCCCGGTGCAGATGCGCGCCGAGCCGGGCGAGCTGATGCCGGTGCGCTCCGGCGCGCTCTATCTCGTCCACGACCTATCGGACATGCTGGCCGAGCACCGGGCCGCACTGAATCTCCGGATGGTTCGGCGCACGGTGCTGCTGGTGACCATCGCGATCGGGTTCTGGCTGCTGCTTCGCCGGCTGCTGCTGACCCGCATCGACCGCCTGATCCGCACCACGCG harbors:
- a CDS encoding DUF615 domain-containing protein, with product MSDHRTDAPEPGDERSGEPSKTQRKNEALELRELGRALAGLPEADRAALDLPEALRESIERYNAIRKHGAKKRELQYLGKQMRRIDPAPIRAAVEAREAGSQADAAALHRVERWRERLIEDDAAVTAFVEEHPDCDVQQLRSLVRAARREGGVEDPEQRHGKNYRTLFRFLRDQAG
- a CDS encoding ABC transporter substrate-binding protein — translated: MDRPSTRAWRKPVGVLAVWFLAAFLAACGSPEPPIRVATLPWPPYDLVHLAATLDRLDPGQVELVEFQTPAEAVRAFRYDLVDAMLVTSHFALSTAAERPDSRIVYFIDVSLGGDALLARPAIESGDELRGGRIGVEAAPLGTYTLIRALDHLAIGRDEVEIVQIDTPDQAEAFLAAEVDAVVTYEPTRSLLLAEGANSLFDSEQIPFEIIDVVVTRESVIDERSDALAELVRAFDRGLATWRERPQFTAEELARRYALDPDEIRFGLDSVALYGLAENRGIFDDPDGAVLRGLTEQCRVMLREGLLASQPSTERLLDRRIVDRALAQ
- a CDS encoding host attachment protein is translated as MSKQWILVAESARARLFVRAAPRGALREIEDFDHPDSRKKGHELETDRSGAVDQSHGHALSDSREKGAAQRIEAETFARQLADHLRTARGRNEFEQLVLIADPRFLGMLRDHLDDATRDCVVASIDKNLVGESVERIKDEIDDI
- a CDS encoding YaeQ family protein; translated protein: MALSSTPYRVRISLSDTDRGNYGEHSFTVARHPSETELRMTARLLAWGLWWDERLAFGRGLSEVDEPALWRHSLDGQVEHWIDVGRPDADRMTRSARHHPRASVLAYGPVEVWRESVVPRVAQLPGLEIAALPPEVGTLAADLPRKIDWSLMIADDVLYVGDAAGQHELPLEWIKRAEGD
- a CDS encoding DUF2333 family protein — protein: MPLMQTLIGTGRRRWITLAAAAVLALCAVYLFWLDHEPDPFDPLVRAEARAERAGHDVVTGYVTTSALIDVMDTLLNKRGGYLNNDLMPPWIVLDNMPSWEIGVIYQARDLARTLRNDFSRSQTQSAEDRALAIADPQFSFDYGSWWLPSTEGEYREGIEQLEDYLDRLGSPDGEARFYDRADNLREYLALVEKRLGNMGQQLSASVGDRRRNTDLSGDAAARPSSDLGREVRVKTPWLRIDNVFYEARGTTWALIHFLKALDHDFAAVLRDKNAEASLDQIIRELEASQRPVRSPVILNGGGFGMFANHSLVMANYIARANAAVIDLRRLLEQG
- a CDS encoding enoyl-CoA hydratase/isomerase family protein, which produces MSSSSTEHRSVRIERPAVHVAEIALTGPGHGNAMGPDFWREFPEVVAELQADRSVRCLLLTGDGEHFCYGLDLQGMAAGIGPMLEGGAAGRSAIADQAATMVRGFDALAAGRLPVVAAIDGWCIGAGIELISACDIRLATNDARFALKEVQVGMVADLGGLGRLPFLVGEGWTRELALTGEPIDAGTAREIGLVNHVYGDRDTLRAEALARAERIAANPPLVVAGIRQVLDGRIAGSVRSANREAATLNGMLMQSEDFAEAMKAFMEKRAPEFKGR